A genomic segment from Triticum dicoccoides isolate Atlit2015 ecotype Zavitan chromosome 1A, WEW_v2.0, whole genome shotgun sequence encodes:
- the LOC119274052 gene encoding putative expansin-A30 — MASAASKSAAVLVLLVSLAGGATTVDARFRAMQWTPAHATFYGDEATAETMGGACGYDITAGYGADTAALSSTLFLDGYGCGTCYQIRCVKATACYRGSPVITVTATNLCPPNWAQDTNNGGWCNPPRTHFDLAIPAFKKMADWHAGIVPVMYRRVPCMRKGGIRFAFHGNPHWLLVYVTNVGGAGDVGEMWVKGNGGMGWLRMSHNWGASYQAFGQLGGQALSFKLTSYTTGLTIIAADAAPASWSIGLTYQARANFK; from the exons ATGGCTTCTGCTGCGTCCAAGTCCGCGGCCGTCTTGGTCCTCCTCGTCTCCCTTGCCGGCGGGGCCACCACCGTGGACGCCAGGTTCAGGGCCATGCAGTGGACTCCCGCCCACGCCACGTTCTACGGCGACGAGGCTACGGCCGAGACGATGG GCGGGGCGTGCGGGTACGACATCACGGCGGGGTACGGCGCGGACACGGCGGCGCTGAGCTCGACGCTGTTCCTGGACGGCTACGGGTGCGGGACGTGCTACCAGATCCGGTGCGTGAAAGCCACGGCCTGCTACAGGGGCTCGCCGGTGATCACGGTGACCGCGACCAACCTGTGCCCGCCCAACTGGGCGCAGGACACCAACAACGGCGGCTGGTGCAACCCGCCGCGCACCCACTTCGACCTCGCCATCCCGGCCTTCAAGAAGATGGCCGACTGGCATGCGGGCATCGTCCCCGTCATGTACCGCAGGGTGCCGTGCATGCGCAAGGGCGGGATCCGGTTCGCGTTCCATGGGAACCCGCACTGGCTGCTGGTGTACGTCACCAACGTCGGCGGCGCCGGCGACGTCGGGGAGATGTGGGTGAAGGGCAATGGCGGTATGGGGTGGCTGCGCATGAGCCACAACTGGGGCGCCTCGTACCAGGCGTTCGGGCAGCTCGGCGGCCAGGCGCTCAGCTTCAAGCTCACCTCCTACACCACCGGGTTGACcatcatcgccgccgacgccgcgccGGCGAGCTGGAGCATCGGGCTCACGTACCAGGCTCGCGCCAACTTCAAATAG
- the LOC119274068 gene encoding SUMO-conjugating enzyme SCE1-like, translated as MSGGGIARGRLAEERKAWRKNHPHGFVAKPETVADGSVNLMIWNCTIPGKQGTDWESGYYPLTLHFSEDYPSKPPKCKFPQGFFHPNVYPSGTVCLSILNEDSGWRPAITVKQILVGIQDLLDQPNPADPAQTDGYHLFIQDPAEYKRRIRLQAKQYPALV; from the exons atgTCAGGAGGAGGGATCGCGCGGGGCCGCCTCGCGGAGGAGCGCAAGGCCTGGCGCAAGAACCACCCCCAT GGATTCGTCGCGAAGCCGGAGACGGTGGCCGACGGGTCGGTGAATCTCATGATCTGGAACTGCACCATCCCCGGAAAGCAGGGG ACTGATTGGGAAAGTGGATACTACCCACTTACTCTCCATTTCAGTGAGGACTACCCTAGCAAACCTCCCAAGTGCAAGTTCCCGCAGGGTTTTTTCCACCCAAATGTCTATCCTTCAGGGACGGTCTGCCTCTCGATTCTTAATGAGGATAGT GGTTGGAGACCTGCCATCACTGTTAAGCAGATTCTAGTTGGAATACAGGATTTGCTTGATCAACCTAATCCAGCTGATCCTGCCCAGACTGATGGTTATCACCTCTTTATCCAG GATCCAGCAGAGTACAAGAGACGCATTCGGCTGCAGGCCAAGCAGTACCCTGCTCTGGTTTGA